The Calditrichota bacterium DNA window ACATGGAAAAAATTGATGAGTTAGATTTGCTGCCGCGGACGGAACTCGATTGCGAAAGCGGAGAAGCGACTCCGTTGCGAGAAGATCGGGCTACTGCCGGTTTATCTGCGAAAGAGACTTTGCTGAACGCTTCGAAGCGGCACGGAGATTTTTTCATCGTGCCGAGGGTGGTGAGGAAGAGTCCATAGTTCATAGTTTTGAGTTACGAGTTTCGATTTTAGAGTTTTTTTACAATATTCTATTGTTTGTTTTGTTCGCTGCTAAATGAAAACTGAGCGGAATTTAGATTGATGAATAGATTGAAGACAGTGGGCATTATTCCGGCGCGATATCAGTCAACTCGTTTCCCGGGCAAGCCGCTGGCGCGAATTGCCGGCAAGCCGATG harbors:
- the gatC gene encoding Asp-tRNA(Asn)/Glu-tRNA(Gln) amidotransferase subunit GatC, which codes for MAITRQDIDRLSKLARLEFSEQEKAALIQQLNRILGYMEKIDELDLLPRTELDCESGEATPLREDRATAGLSAKETLLNASKRHGDFFIVPRVVRKSP